CCGTGGTTTCAAGCTCTGGTTCTCTCTTCGAGCCAGTCCAGCACGATGGGCACCACTTCGGTCTTCACAAATCGCCCGAGTACCAGGTCGGCGTGGCCGTAGTCGTGGGTGTAGCCCTGCTTCTTGCCCAAGATGTGCATCGTCTTGTCCTCGGAGGAGATGCGATCGAAGGCCGCGCGCACGTCGCGGGGCATGACAAGGAAGTCACGCGAGCCGGCCAGCAGGAGCGCCGGGTGGCGGATCGTCCTGAGCTGCTCGGCGTAGCTCACCTTTCCATCGCGCGAGCGGAAACCGCGCTCCTTGATGAACTGGATTCCCAGCGAAACCTCGCCGCCTGAGATATCGTCGAGCACGTTGTGGAAGAGCATCGCCGCGTCACGGGCGCTCATGTTTTCCTTGCTGTAGATCGGATTGGGAACAAAGGGATGGAGCGCCAGCACCGCGCCTGACGCAGCCCAGGCGCCCAGGCGCACCGGGAAGTGGGGAATGAGGCTCGCCGGGCCCGAAAGCGCGCCCGCGAGTTTCCACGCCCAGAAACGGTTGTCGATAAAGGTGGGAGAGCCAATGGTGATCAGGTTCTCCACATCGTCTCCGGCTGTCGTTCCAAGATGCGCGTAGATCACCATCCCGCCCATGGAGTGCCCGATCCAGTCGACCTTCTTCGAGCTGCCGCGATCGCGGACGAAATTGATGGCCGCGGGCAGGTCGTGGTGGACGTAGTGGTCGAAATCCCAACGGACCTTCACCGCCTTCCAGGGCTCGAGCGCCGGGACGCGGTGGGACTGGCCGTGGCCGCGCATCTCGAGCACCCACACGTCGCGCCCCGCGCTGGCGAGCGCCTGCGCAAAGCTGCGTTCGGGAGAGATGTCCCAGAAGTGGCGGTTGCAGGCGATGCCGTGACACAGGATGATCGGATTGCCCCGACGGGGTCCGCGCGGCAGGTAGCGATGAAGCGCCACATTTGCGCCGTCGTCAGTGGGAACCACATGCGTCTCATCGAAGCTGTGACGGGGGATCAGCAGGCGGCTCGTGATGGCCTGCCCGAGCACGGGAACAACCGCCAGTGCATGGGCCATCCGCCGCATCACGCGACGCGAGACCTTTGCGAGAGATCGCTCCTCTCGCTGGACGAGACTGGTGTTCGGGTCGCTCATGGTGTTCTGCCCCGCTTGCTTGCGCGCTTGCCTGATGATGCGTCGATTCTGCCCCTTGCTCCCCCGCCGCGCAAGTGGACGCCGATTACCGGTGCGAAGGGTTTTGCGCGTGCCCTGCTCCTCCACCGCGAGGGCAGGCCACCCGGGGTGTTGCGGTGCATGAGGGTGCGGCAGCGCCCTACCCGGTGCGAAAAAA
The DNA window shown above is from Chrysiogenia bacterium and carries:
- a CDS encoding alpha/beta fold hydrolase; translation: MSDPNTSLVQREERSLAKVSRRVMRRMAHALAVVPVLGQAITSRLLIPRHSFDETHVVPTDDGANVALHRYLPRGPRRGNPIILCHGIACNRHFWDISPERSFAQALASAGRDVWVLEMRGHGQSHRVPALEPWKAVKVRWDFDHYVHHDLPAAINFVRDRGSSKKVDWIGHSMGGMVIYAHLGTTAGDDVENLITIGSPTFIDNRFWAWKLAGALSGPASLIPHFPVRLGAWAASGAVLALHPFVPNPIYSKENMSARDAAMLFHNVLDDISGGEVSLGIQFIKERGFRSRDGKVSYAEQLRTIRHPALLLAGSRDFLVMPRDVRAAFDRISSEDKTMHILGKKQGYTHDYGHADLVLGRFVKTEVVPIVLDWLEERTRA